tttacatttttatttatttatttatttttatttttactccatCTCGAAACACAACCTGATCACTCTTCGCTTTACGGTCGTGTATCTTCGCGTCTCTTCGTAAAACTtcgcacactttttttttctcttcacatttcgaccaacgttgccagattgtcgtactcagccgcttatatttcccgacttcctacccctaaactgtcttctgggctccaacaACGAAACTCAttcatagttatcgttgaaagagttagatcctgatgtttcttggcaatagttaggcgtcagaaaccggtaaatactatgctctgagtacgacaatctggcaacggtgatttcGACAGACATGATATCGTTGTGCATGACGCGACGCTGGAAAAGAAGCTATCAGAATGTTTGACTTTGCCTTCGTCTTGCTTGATTTTTTatattcccccttttttttttcatcgtctaggctctcactttcttttcttttttttgtatatatcgcAACGTATTTCTTTTCTGtcgcttttttctttttatcctttcttcctgtttcattCCATCGTCCTTGAGTCCGGCCTTTCTGTCCTgcctcccatcctttctttcctgttcctttttctgCTTTTATATTGTGCCAGCTGCTaagtctctttcttcctcctcttcgttcctttttccatccttccctcctttcttcttcatttcttccttccttcatccctcttctccttcttctttaacatgtctctctctttccctccttccttctccccttcttcatacgttcatccctctctcccttcttctttaacatgtctctctttccctcctttcttctccccttcttcctaccttcatccctctctcccttcttctttaacatgtctctctctttccctcctttcttcattcattcattcattcattcatttatttcccattccttctttcttcttaccttcactttcctctcgccgtcttcccctttccttccctccatcattcgtttccctcccctccctcttccttcctaccttcaccctgctctcctttccttccctcctttcttcattcctttctttcccctttcttccttcctctcttcatctcactttcctttcctcattctcttcctctttcctctgtccctctcctttcctccttcattcatttactcttttcctttcttttccttccttcattccttcatcccgctccaccttccctcctttcgtcactccttccttccttcccttccttctttccttccttccctccttccctccttccctcctacctgcCGCCGTCGCCCTCCATCAGGTGTCCGTAATTgccgccttcctcctctcctgcaaATTGTTCCGAATTGGGTCTCGTTTTTCGCTCCGAGGCTTTGATTCGAAACGAGACCATtccagggcgagagagagagagagagagagagagagaggggggggggtgaaatctGCACCTTTTGTGATATCTATTAttgagaaagggggggagggagggaggagagagggcgtgtgtgtttgtgtgtgtacccgtcAAGTACAGCTAattatatgtgagtgtgtgtgtgtgtgtgtgtgtgtgtgtgtgtgtgtgtgtgtgtgtgtgtgtgtaattcatcgcCTTAGACTAGCTTCAGTCTTGTGTTATGCTCGCACGTTCTATCTATCGCCGCTGGTCTTGATATCTATCGTCGCTGGTATTTTAATATCTATCGCCGCTGGTCTCAAAATCTATCGCCGCTGGTCTCAAAATCTATCGTCGCTAGTCTCAAAATCTATCGTCGCTGGCCTTTTAATATCTATCGCCGCTGGTCTCGAAATGTTTAGACCAGAAAATACACCGATAGATAGTTTTCTTTTTGGAGTTGTGTCTATAGTACGTGTATATCTCGTGTATTTATGTATCTGTTTACGCACTGTTTTTAtttatgcgtgcgtgtgtgtgagtttgtgttccTCATTATGTATGCAAGAATATGTGTAGataatgtgtttgtatgtgcgtgtgtttacAAGAAGGTATGAATATTTGTGTATACTTTCAAtttggtatgtatgtatgtatgtatgtgtataggTATAGGTATGTCTAGCTCACCTGTTCTccacacctgtcctcacctgccTGTTTTTTCTCCCACAGGACAAGAGCACGCAcgttccctcctcgtcctccttcgccCTCGCCTCCAAGAGCGATGGCCGCCTCCCGGAGACCTCCTCGCCCTTCGGCCTCTTCggtaagtcagagagagagagagagagagagagagagagagggggggggtaataTTTCTCCCCATGTTTCTTAGTTTAtgcgtagtagttgtagtagtaatagtagtagtagtaagacatgtagcattttttatataatctttcttcttcctcctcctcctcctcctcctcctccagtttttgttttgtttcatgacGCAAGacagtttttctcctcctcccgctcctcctccacgtctcccttttttccttcctatcattcAACATCATCTCGACTGTCTCGTGTACCTGCtctatgtctttttttattaccATGACCTTCTGCACCTTCTGTCTTCCTGGCttttaggaggagaggaagagggagtgataaATTTAAGGATTGGGAAAGTACttacattccctttttctttctttttctttttttgtattgtaACCATCTTCCTCAAATTCTCTGAACTCCCTCTTACTTATTCCACTTACACTCTTCTTCACATTCCcttgtctctttttcctccctcctactctttctctcttacacactcttgctcattctttttcctccttcctacacattccctcacactccctcgtccatttttttcctccctcctactccattgctcattctttttcctccctcttacacatttcctcactccctcgctcattctttttcctccctctttccctcatcttcctcacaCTCCCTtgctcattcatttcctccttccctccttcctatataCTATCTCTCACATTCCttgctcattctttcttttttcctatctcgctcatttttcctccctccctccctcccacctacaTTATCTCCCTCATACTCCCTTAATTAAACCCTCTGTCTTACTTTACTCACATTTCCTATTTTCTCATACTATATAAATACAGGTAATAGTCTACACATTCTCGACTAATACATGTAAGATTTCTTTTCATCTGTGTACGTTATTCGCTTTTTGGTGTGCGTTTTTATCTcacctgcgtgtgtgtgcgtgtcccaaCAGGTGCGTCAGCGTGGGGAGCGGACAGGCTGGGCTACCTCTCGCCCTTCGCCTACGCCTACACCAACGGGACCTCGGCCATGGTGAGTACCGATGAGGGGCTTCCTGCAGGACTAGATTTGTTATTATCCTCCTGAGTATACCTTTGTGTGAGGACCTGGTTATGAGTGTACTACCTGATTAACTGTCTTTCTCAGTACTTAGATAATTGTTTTCTTCTTGGTTACCtgtggagtttttttttcatttttttcatttgtgtttACCTGGTTAACTGTTCCCCTGGTTTTGCTGAGTCTTTGGTTAATagctttcttcctgttttttgttttttaagtAAGTTTACCTGGTTCATTTTCCTTCCAAGTTCgtggtcattttttttattttttattgaggagaaaaaaaatcatgttgcTAAAGGTTGTGAATtttgaaacaggaggaggaagaaatacataaaagaaagaaaggaaggagggaaggatgagtgattgagggtaagaaaaaaatgaaaaaatattggAAGTATGAATGAATGGATTGATGAAAATAAGgacgggaaagagggaaaaaatggaaaagtagaaATATCGACAATTCTtgggaggcaggaggaaaggaaggagtggattgaaggtaagaaaaaaaagaaaaatattgggAAGTATGAATGAATGGATTGATGAAaagaaggacgggaaggagggaaaaaagggaaaagtagaAATATCGACAATTCTTGGGAGGCAGTTATACCTTtttataggaggaaaaggaggaggaggaggaggaggaggaggcagcggcagaTCTGACCGCGTGGATTGTTATCGAAATCGGGCCGTTGAAACGACTCTGATTAGATTAGCGGGGCCtttgcgggaggaggaggaggaggaggaggtgatggaggttcTTCAAGTGGCGTTGGGAGGAGGAAGgtcgggggaaaaaaaagaacaggagtaaaaggaaaaaaaaaagaattggcaGTAGTTTTCTGGATGAGGtaaaattgaaggaggaggaggaggaggaggaggaggaggaggaggaggaagtggtggtgatggttaaggaggaggaggaggaggaggaagggaaatagaaggaagatgtGGATGATTTGCTGATTagaatgaggtggaagaggaaaagattgcCTTGTTGGTAGTtgtgagatgaggaagaaaatagagattgATATGCTTGGTTatgaggccgaagaggagatatggaaggaagatgatgaatggAAGAATATGGAAGGAAGGTGATGCATGGAGGGATATGGAAGAAACGTGATGAATGGAAGGatttggaagatgatgatgagcttGGAAGTTTGGCTTAAAAGAGAGAGGGTacggttcagagagagagagagagagagagagagagagagagagagagagagagagagagacgaaaacagACTAATATAAAACGAATAGAGAAATATAAAcgaaaacaaattaaagaaaggaaagtatgttTGTTCTTGTttgagacgaagagaaaggagagaaggggcaaGAGAATGACATTACAGTTTGTTTAGTGTGCATTTTAAGTGTGTGAGATAAACtgagaatgtgaagaaaaaaaacataggccCGTTGTTGgtcaagaggaataggaggaggccTTGAGGAGGAGGTGTGTTCCCAGGGGAAGCTGACCTACCCCTGGGAGTCTTCCCTCTTGATCTGTCCCGCGAGACCAGATGCCCCTCAGTCCCCTGCcacgcccccctaccccccccccttccacccccaccaccacccacccaatACCACAAttatcaccactaccagcaccaccaccaccaccacaattaccctccttcccaccttcaccaccattctcttctacacacacacacacacacacacacacacacacacacacacacacacacacacacacacacacacacacacgtcctcctcctccccacctccacaaGTTTACAAATATTATTGGTATGATTCACGTTCTTAgcccctctttgtgtgtgtgtgtgtgtgtgtgtgtgtgtgtgtgtgtgtgtgtgtgtgtgtgacattttgGGCTCAgtaggagaggtgaggtgagggacaaGGAGGATAAGGCgtggttcttctcctcctcctcctcttcctcctcctcctcctcctctgtccctctccttccttactcctcttttatttccccccgttctctctctctctctctctctctctctctctctctctctctctctctctctctctctctccttccttcttccctcctctcctcatcctcccctcctcccttatcaGTTACTTtgctccacccatccactcgtccttgtttttcttctttcctcatttgcttcaccattattcctcctcctcctcccgctcttcctcctcgtccttctggcttcactctattctttcctcttcctctgtttcttctgttttctgcttgttcattatttcttcttatttcccttctttattgttttatcgatcctctttactttcctcgcTCTACCccattattatttctcttcttctccttttctcttcttttatctccacaatcttccttctccttctcttccaccttccaagaaccatcaccccatcaccccactccccttttctctctctttccttccacatcTGCCCTacaatctctcctccctccttgttcttcctcccttctcccacctctcctccccacccctccctccttcccactgtcCCTCCTCCGCGGGGACTCGCATGCCACTGTGGTCACCAAATCCTTGAAAATTAGAACCAGGGGACGTGTGTTCACCTGAggagcaagggaggagggaggggagagaagggagagggggagctaaaggaaggaagcggagagaggcggagagcaagctaagaataagaaaatatgtggaggagaatggaggaagattgagaaaggaaggtagagagagcatttgtaagaaggaagagaaggaggaataggagaaggaggagaaacgggctaaaggaaggaagaggagagaggaggagagcaagataagaataagaaaatatgtggaggagaatggagggagattgagaaaggaaggtagagggatAAAGAGAGCATTTgtaagaaggaagggtaggaggaggagaaggaggagaaatgattgaaaggaaacaaatataaaggaaattttaagaggaggtgggaagaataaaaaaaaaagtaggatgataaaggaaagaaaaatagatgttaGCGTAGAATGCCATGCGCAGGAACATCAATAATGAGGTAAATCAATGAATCAGAAAGAAAGTACAAAAATgagaggacagtgagagggaggagaggaggacagaaaGAGAGCAATGGCGTGAAGAaactgggaggaggagaagggagggaaatataggaagaagaggagggaaagaaaatgacaaagaagaaagtagagaagagaacagagaatGACTTGAAGAAactgggagaggggagggaaacaaaacacactaaaggaaggaaaatgtaggaagaaaatgagggaaaaatgacaaaaaagaaagtaaagagaacagAGAATGACTTGAAGAAActgtgagagtgagggagagaggggagggaaataaaacacactaaaggaagggagagaggtaaaaaaaaagaggaaagggaaacaaaacacactaaaggaagggaaatttaggagaaagaggagggaaaaaatgacaaagaagaaagtagagaagagaccAGAGAATGACTTgaagaaacagagggagggagagagggaagggaaataaaaacacacagagggaagggaggggagaagaagacaggaaaaagatgacaaaaaagaaacagaaaagagaacggacacagacacaaacagacagaccaaTAGAATGAGGACttagcaaaggaggaaggaagcaagggggaTTAGGGGGATGGAGGGTAGGAAGCCACGCCTCTGCTAAAGGGGATTAAGAAAGCTACCTTGACGAGGCCCACCGGTGCTCCTGCTGCCCGCACAGGTGAGagcaggtaaggagagggagagagaaagggagagggattaGGAGTGCTCGTTGTGCCtcctgtttcactttttttcccttccttctttactttcttactttccatattttcctttttttttccttccttcctttcctttttccagtGATCCTTTCCTTAACATTACttgcttcctccttttgtttgctttctttccttccatattttcctttttttatcttccttccttccttcctttcctttttccagtGATCCTTTCCTTAACATTACttgcttcctccttttgtttgctttctttccttcccctccttttacttctttcttttctttttttccttctattccttccttccttcctacttatctTTCTACatcccttccttgctttcttcttatttctgtatttcttgttttactcctttttttagcttattatattattctctctctctctctctctctctctctctctctctctctctctctctctctctctctctctctcaccacaatcACGTCCCACAGGAATAAATTTGTCCTCCATTTTGTTTTCTCTAGAGACctaataattattttttgtcctcctcctcctcctcctccacacctatgtcaatctctctctctctctctctctctctctctcttcccattaagATGATAATAAGCTTATGGTAAACACCTGACCTTGTTTGACCttcagacggagagagagagagagagagagagagagagagagagacagacagacagacagacagacagaaggggagtCACACTGTTAtgatgggaaggataggaagagggagCGTTGGGGAGTAGATGGAGGTGTTGATCAGATtccttctccatcaccaccaccaccatcaccaccacaacaccagctactacaactactactactactactactaataataataataataatattcctactactactgctactaccattacaacgACAACCTTAAACTGACATAAAATAAACAACAGTGTCATTAATTTTGCACAACCAGAAGTGTCAAAataaacaatagtaataataataataataataataataataataataatgacaatagcaGCAGCAGAAACATGAGTAATTTTTAATAACCTCAACATTATCATAATTTTGCCAAGATTCATCCACTGACGGCCACATTAATTATTGCCAGGCATTATCAGATTGAGAGTAATTTAATTTGCTAAGTGCTGCCTCATTTTTCCCCTGTCTGTCcttccgattctctctctctctctctctctctctctctctctctctctctctctctctctctctctctctctctctctctctctctctctctcaggtgaattTAGTTTCGTTTccgtagagagagaaagaatttatgtatgtttgttattaatgcacacacacacacacacacacacacacacacacacacacacacacacacacacacacacacacctgttcggaCCACAATTAATTAATCAAATCCTTATTAAGAGGATCAAATGACTTACTTTCCAATTTTTATTAATGTTGGTAGTTGTGGTTAATTGCTTGATttggagctgctggtgtttttttttttgggggggggcggggtgaagagggggaaaggaggacttgtttttgtttatttcctttgtgtttgttgttgttgttgttgtttttgttgatgattAGAAATAGTTGTAGCTATCTAAGAATGAGTAtgatcgttattattattattattattattattattattattattattattattattattattagtagtagtagtagtagtagtagtagtagtaatagtaaaagtctTTATTAGGATTTCGTCGTGATTTTTCTTGATAGTATTAAagcagtagtagcggtagtagtagtagtagtagtagtagtagtagtagtggtagtagtagcagttgtggtTACTCACTAGCATGGCGGCAGTGTATGTGGTGGTGACTGTGTTGTGGTCAGTTATAtacaacctcccccctcccctccctcccctccctccctctttctaccCATAcagtcctcctcccccttccctgtggcgtatggaggaaaggaagagaggaggaggaggaggagggagaggaaggcggtATGGGATATGGTGGGGAGAGTTTTATGGTGGTTGTGAGAGTGGTGGTGAACCgcttctggtggtggtgacggtggtggtggtgacggtggtggtggtggtgtccctaTAATCCGCATCCCTTTTGGCTCTGAGGAAGTGTTTGTCCGCCTCTTCTTTTGTGCCTTTTATTAGCCTATCTTTATCCATCTATCGCTATCTCTATCTATGTATTGTGTTCCTGTGTTAAATTCTACCTTATATCTCCTTTGTCGCTTCTGtgagtttgtttgtatgtatttttaaataactATCTAAGTATCTATCTACCGTTCCATTTATTCACTTCAGTTTGTCTACCTAATTTTGTCTGTTTCTATTATTATTAACTTTTCCGAGTAGTCATGTTTGTTATTGTCTTTTATTCATGtttgttaagttttttttttttttttgtattttttccgtttattttttcacttgttttccttcttatgtTCGCGTGTGTTGTCCTCTCTCCATGCGCTCCCCGCCTACGTTAATGATATTACtatgtttatttgtctgtttgtttgtttgtttggccgCTTTCATATCccagtttctttttctctctgtctcaatGTCGTTTACTTTTGTGCTTTTAATAACGTTCTACTCTTA
Above is a window of Eriocheir sinensis breed Jianghai 21 chromosome 8, ASM2467909v1, whole genome shotgun sequence DNA encoding:
- the LOC126995657 gene encoding protein pangolin, isoforms A/H/I/S-like isoform X1; its protein translation is MPTVSGSGEEVESQDEVKVFKYEGDEEESEKRSSENLTEDKSSLITETEEDKSTHVPSSSSFALASKSDGRLPETSSPFGLFGASAWGADRLGYLSPFAYAYTNGTSAMVSTDEGLPAGLDLLLSS
- the LOC126995657 gene encoding protein pangolin, isoforms A/H/I/S-like isoform X3 is translated as MPTVSGSGEEVESQDEVKVFKYEGDEEESEKRSSENLTEDKSSLITETEEDKSTHVPSSSSFALASKSDGRLPETSSPFGLFGASAWGADRLGYLSPFAYAYTNGTSAMVSEDRWAA